In Acidobacteriota bacterium, one genomic interval encodes:
- a CDS encoding DUF2442 domain-containing protein, with protein sequence MPKPVEVRALANYRIWLRYDDGIQGEVDLGDLAGRGVFQAWDDPAFFTAVRVGSHGAVEWGSGLDLCPDALYIRLTGRSPEELFPVLRSAHADA encoded by the coding sequence ATGCCAAAACCTGTAGAAGTCAGGGCACTCGCCAACTACCGAATCTGGCTGCGTTACGACGACGGCATACAGGGGGAAGTCGATCTTGGCGACCTGGCCGGTCGCGGCGTTTTCCAAGCGTGGGACGACCCGGCGTTCTTCACCGCGGTTCGGGTGGGGTCGCACGGTGCCGTCGAGTGGGGTTCCGGCCTTGACCTGTGCCCAGACGCCCTGTACATCCGGCTGACTGGACGGTCGCCGGAGGAACTGTTTCCGGTCCTCAGGTCTGCCCACGCCGATGCCTGA
- a CDS encoding type II toxin-antitoxin system VapC family toxin has protein sequence MTVDARTLVAIARKEPGFEGLVAQLVDDENPRVCATAVAEAAIILSTRGDWMSELTLDVMIGQLGITVVPFTKDHWRGAVAAYEKGIKAGQSPPPAFGRCLSAAVAAKLGAPLIE, from the coding sequence ATGACGGTCGATGCGCGAACCCTCGTCGCGATCGCGCGCAAGGAACCGGGCTTCGAGGGCCTGGTCGCTCAGTTGGTTGACGACGAGAACCCTCGGGTATGCGCCACCGCCGTGGCCGAAGCGGCGATCATCTTGTCGACAAGGGGCGACTGGATGTCGGAGCTGACGCTGGACGTCATGATTGGCCAGTTGGGTATCACTGTGGTGCCTTTTACCAAGGACCACTGGCGAGGGGCGGTCGCGGCGTACGAGAAGGGAATTAAGGCCGGCCAATCGCCCCCGCCGGCCTTCGGCAGGTGCCTCAGCGCCGCGGTCGCGGCAAAGCTTGGCGCGCCGCTGATCGAATAG
- a CDS encoding MoxR family ATPase — protein sequence MSDTTPPSRGRLAGLGAYGFLAHEPVILAALTSGDPILLIGPSGTGKTFLLNSISEALGLEHRHYNASLISFDDLVGFPYPDEEKASVRFLATPATVWGAESVLIDEISRCKPEHQNRLFSLVHERKIQGLALTKLRYRWAAMNPCSTDQSGGEDYLGAEPLDPALADRFAVILQVGDWDALSDADRRLVANPAGEGVSADDGGELKTALAAWQTAFAALQDHCPDALVNYVCAVTTALGDAGIRLSPRRARLITRTLLAATLVEGLTTETLGSRAGETLFRTVLDASLPQRAWGETPDADKVAAAHRLAWDTTMLHGRDRWLHHFHLQRPLDRKAQLLLDECPDPDAGTLAIEQLLANEPKARAAAFAFAAYPAAVAGRLPIGAEAVNDLGRLAQPILTVDGEITWQERLSQQNSTHPELAAYAPVLQRLGAARRERAQQLLYFCLVHNLVVAKPREFEQEFHRTVQVFGEGRTA from the coding sequence ATGTCCGATACGACTCCTCCGTCCCGGGGCCGCCTGGCCGGCCTTGGCGCCTACGGCTTCCTCGCGCACGAGCCCGTCATCCTCGCCGCGCTCACGAGCGGCGACCCGATCCTGCTCATCGGCCCGAGCGGCACGGGCAAGACGTTCCTGCTCAACTCGATCAGCGAAGCGCTCGGCCTCGAGCACCGGCACTACAACGCGAGCCTGATCTCGTTTGACGATCTCGTCGGCTTCCCCTATCCGGACGAAGAGAAGGCCTCGGTCCGGTTCCTGGCCACGCCGGCCACGGTGTGGGGCGCCGAGTCGGTGCTGATCGACGAGATCAGCCGCTGCAAGCCCGAGCACCAGAATCGTCTGTTCTCGCTGGTGCATGAACGCAAGATCCAGGGCCTCGCGCTGACGAAGCTGCGCTACCGCTGGGCCGCGATGAACCCCTGCTCGACCGACCAGTCGGGAGGCGAAGACTATCTCGGCGCCGAGCCGCTCGATCCCGCGCTCGCCGACCGCTTCGCGGTGATTCTGCAGGTCGGCGACTGGGACGCGTTGAGCGACGCCGACCGCCGGCTCGTGGCCAACCCCGCCGGCGAAGGCGTGTCGGCCGACGACGGTGGGGAGCTGAAGACGGCGCTGGCCGCCTGGCAGACAGCCTTTGCCGCACTGCAGGACCACTGCCCCGACGCCCTGGTCAACTACGTGTGCGCCGTGACGACCGCGCTCGGCGACGCCGGCATTCGCCTGTCGCCGCGCCGCGCGCGCCTCATCACGCGCACGCTGCTGGCCGCGACGCTCGTCGAAGGCCTCACCACCGAGACGCTCGGCAGCCGCGCCGGCGAGACGCTGTTCCGCACGGTGCTCGACGCCAGCCTGCCGCAGCGCGCGTGGGGCGAGACGCCCGATGCCGACAAGGTGGCCGCCGCCCATCGCCTGGCCTGGGATACGACGATGCTCCACGGCCGCGATCGGTGGCTGCACCACTTCCACCTGCAGCGGCCGCTCGACCGCAAGGCGCAGTTGCTGCTCGACGAGTGCCCGGACCCCGACGCGGGCACCCTCGCCATCGAGCAACTGCTGGCGAACGAGCCCAAGGCGCGCGCGGCCGCGTTTGCGTTTGCCGCCTATCCGGCTGCGGTGGCCGGACGCCTGCCGATTGGCGCCGAGGCCGTGAACGACCTCGGCCGCCTCGCACAACCCATCCTCACGGTGGACGGCGAGATCACCTGGCAGGAGCGGCTCTCCCAGCAGAACAGCACGCATCCCGAGCTGGCCGCCTACGCCCCCGTGCTGCAACGGCTCGGCGCCGCGCGCCGTGAGCGCGCCCAGCAGCTCCTCTACTTCTGCCTCGTCCACAACCTCGTCGTGGCCAAGCCCCGCGAGTTCGAGCAGGAGTTCCACCGGACCGTGCAGGTGTTCGGCGAAGGGAGGACCGCGTGA
- a CDS encoding RCC1 domain-containing protein has translation MERLAAICLAIALLSPAGAAAQTAPLIRDIASSANFTLIVKADGTVVGWGRDPDGQAARPVSANRLVTTPIPIDLPGKVLQVAMGPRWPRTDAHGHDGRVLP, from the coding sequence GTGGAGCGATTGGCGGCCATCTGCCTGGCCATCGCGCTGCTGTCGCCGGCGGGGGCCGCGGCGCAAACCGCGCCACTGATCCGCGACATCGCATCCAGCGCCAACTTCACACTTATCGTCAAAGCCGACGGCACCGTCGTCGGCTGGGGACGCGATCCGGATGGGCAGGCCGCGCGGCCGGTGTCCGCGAACCGCCTGGTGACCACTCCCATCCCCATCGACCTGCCCGGCAAGGTGCTGCAGGTTGCCATGGGGCCACGATGGCCACGGACAGATGCGCATGGGCACGACGGGCGGGTACTACCATAA
- a CDS encoding PD-(D/E)XK nuclease family protein, producing MPQAGSRDPFISQLTDLCAAAPTRAKWVFVPTHAIGRMLGDRLVLEGRDWANLRFVTPLDIATRMGAPFLVERGIDPSEEGLGPALIMRLLLDLPGQPSYFRPLAHHPAMAQALWTTIRELRMAGVRPVDLVATAFGSPDKHAEMQALYGAYEAFLSTSARGDMATVYEEALQHPGWCPIQPQDCWTEMPAAAWTPLQRRLLDALPGERMAPRSFELPGAATPRRLVNAVHEFVAPDAASPLAFLQAPVPKGLPPQKPTGSSPRQKVHLFHAGGREAEVEEVFRRILDVGCPLDQVEVACASADYTVLLWEKACRHEWPVTLSSGLPATLTRPGRALVGLGAWIESDFAAGDLRRLLQSGDVTLGDGDLSPGQAARVLVKAEAAWGRKTYELSLGKLSARYRLRAADTELPDEQRDAATRNAAQSDQLLAWVTSLLRSIPEPDATDQIELQHLVDGVSEFIESCVAKTSALDGAAAIALASATAELKALGSFRCTLMEGLRFINERVDGLHVGADRARPGHLHVSALAQVGYPGRPHVFVVGLEEGRVFPSATEDPVLLDVERSRISPLLRLSSDRSEEAVSAVLHRLAATSGSVSITLSYSCRDLREFRQTFPSWLMLQAHRIVSGQPESSFPDLLKALAPPASCVPANDSSALGEASWWLHGLKRAGLSGRASVLQQYAALQQGLHADDQRDSDTFTEFDGFVPDAGAYLDPCTRDAPVSATQLEKAAECPFRHFLERGLGLVAVDDGGRDSDVWLDPLTRGSLLHALYARLMRRSRDEQRRLSIKDDLAFSATITRDELDKLRVEMPPPSQEVFDREFQGFMDDVVLFVTAEDASDASRTAVGFEVSFGRPGSEEGEPLARKEPIVIDLGGGLKFRLAGQIDRIDQVGDACFEVIDYKTGGYFEKDWAGITSGGRKLQHALYGLAAAELLKLRVKTPKVTHGTYYFTSAKGGQERRTIDAMPTAKLTSVLSDLRQVIASGLFVHAPDESACKWCDFGNACGARVQARAGAKTSADAGLEPYRRLAAHE from the coding sequence ATGCCCCAGGCCGGTTCGCGCGATCCGTTCATTTCCCAGCTCACGGACCTCTGCGCGGCAGCACCCACGCGCGCCAAGTGGGTGTTTGTGCCCACCCACGCGATTGGCCGGATGCTCGGCGACCGGCTGGTGCTCGAGGGTCGCGACTGGGCCAACCTGCGGTTCGTCACGCCCCTCGACATTGCCACCCGAATGGGCGCGCCGTTCCTGGTGGAGCGCGGCATTGATCCATCGGAAGAAGGTCTCGGGCCCGCGCTGATCATGCGATTGCTCCTGGATCTTCCCGGGCAGCCGTCGTACTTCCGCCCACTGGCCCATCACCCGGCCATGGCACAGGCGCTGTGGACCACGATTCGGGAACTGCGGATGGCCGGCGTGAGGCCGGTGGATCTGGTGGCCACCGCGTTTGGCTCGCCTGACAAGCACGCGGAGATGCAGGCGCTGTATGGCGCCTACGAGGCGTTCCTGTCTACGAGCGCACGTGGTGACATGGCTACTGTCTACGAAGAGGCGCTGCAGCACCCCGGTTGGTGCCCCATTCAGCCACAAGACTGCTGGACCGAGATGCCTGCTGCCGCGTGGACGCCGTTGCAGCGGCGGCTGCTCGATGCGTTGCCGGGCGAGCGAATGGCACCGCGGTCGTTCGAGTTGCCTGGTGCCGCGACTCCGAGGCGACTTGTGAATGCGGTCCACGAGTTTGTGGCGCCCGACGCCGCATCGCCACTGGCGTTCCTGCAGGCTCCGGTCCCTAAAGGGTTGCCCCCACAAAAGCCTACCGGCTCGTCCCCACGTCAGAAGGTCCATCTGTTCCACGCGGGTGGGCGAGAGGCGGAGGTGGAAGAAGTGTTCCGCCGCATTCTCGACGTGGGCTGCCCGCTCGACCAGGTGGAAGTGGCCTGCGCGTCAGCCGACTACACCGTGCTGCTGTGGGAGAAGGCGTGCCGGCACGAGTGGCCCGTCACGTTGTCCTCCGGTCTCCCCGCGACGCTGACCCGGCCCGGTCGCGCATTGGTGGGCCTTGGCGCCTGGATCGAAAGCGATTTCGCGGCCGGCGACCTACGCCGCCTGCTGCAGTCCGGCGACGTCACGCTCGGCGATGGCGACCTCTCGCCGGGGCAGGCCGCTCGCGTGCTGGTGAAAGCCGAGGCCGCCTGGGGCCGGAAGACCTACGAGTTGTCTCTCGGCAAGCTGTCCGCCCGCTATCGCTTGCGCGCCGCCGACACCGAACTGCCAGACGAACAGCGCGACGCTGCCACCCGCAACGCCGCGCAGTCGGATCAACTGCTGGCGTGGGTGACGTCGTTACTGCGCAGCATTCCGGAACCGGATGCGACCGACCAGATCGAACTCCAGCACCTCGTCGATGGCGTGAGCGAGTTCATCGAATCGTGTGTGGCGAAGACCAGTGCACTGGATGGCGCCGCAGCCATCGCGTTGGCCAGTGCCACCGCCGAGTTGAAGGCACTGGGATCCTTCAGGTGCACCCTGATGGAAGGACTGCGCTTCATCAACGAGCGCGTGGATGGACTCCACGTCGGCGCCGACCGCGCGCGCCCCGGTCACCTCCACGTCTCGGCGCTCGCACAGGTGGGCTACCCCGGTCGCCCACACGTGTTTGTCGTCGGCCTCGAGGAAGGCCGGGTGTTCCCGTCGGCCACCGAAGATCCGGTCCTGCTGGATGTTGAACGCAGCCGGATCAGCCCGCTGCTCCGGCTGTCGAGTGATCGCAGTGAGGAGGCCGTGTCTGCCGTGCTCCATCGCCTGGCGGCGACCAGCGGCTCGGTGTCGATCACGCTCAGTTACTCCTGCCGCGATCTCCGAGAGTTCCGGCAGACGTTTCCGTCGTGGCTGATGCTCCAGGCGCATCGCATTGTGAGTGGCCAGCCCGAAAGCTCGTTCCCGGACCTGTTGAAGGCCCTGGCCCCCCCCGCGTCCTGCGTGCCCGCCAACGACTCGTCTGCGCTCGGCGAGGCCAGTTGGTGGCTCCACGGGCTGAAGCGCGCCGGGCTCTCGGGACGCGCCTCGGTGCTTCAGCAGTACGCCGCGCTGCAGCAGGGCCTGCACGCCGACGACCAGCGCGATTCGGACACCTTCACCGAGTTCGATGGGTTCGTGCCGGATGCCGGCGCCTATCTCGACCCGTGCACGCGTGACGCTCCGGTGTCGGCCACACAACTGGAGAAGGCAGCCGAGTGTCCCTTCCGCCACTTCCTGGAACGCGGCCTGGGGCTGGTGGCGGTGGACGATGGGGGGCGCGATAGTGATGTGTGGCTGGACCCGCTGACGCGCGGTTCGTTGCTGCACGCGCTCTATGCCCGCTTGATGCGGCGAAGTCGCGATGAGCAGCGGCGTCTGTCGATCAAGGACGACCTCGCGTTCAGCGCGACCATCACCCGCGACGAGTTGGACAAGCTGCGCGTCGAGATGCCGCCGCCGTCGCAGGAGGTGTTCGACCGCGAGTTCCAGGGCTTCATGGACGACGTGGTGCTGTTCGTGACGGCCGAGGACGCCAGCGACGCCAGCCGAACGGCGGTGGGATTCGAAGTGTCGTTCGGCCGGCCCGGCAGCGAAGAAGGCGAACCGCTGGCGCGCAAGGAGCCCATCGTCATCGACCTTGGCGGAGGACTCAAGTTCCGCCTCGCCGGACAGATCGATCGCATCGACCAGGTCGGCGACGCGTGCTTCGAGGTGATCGACTACAAGACCGGCGGCTATTTCGAGAAAGACTGGGCCGGCATCACCTCGGGCGGGCGCAAGCTGCAGCATGCGCTTTACGGCCTGGCCGCGGCCGAGCTTCTCAAGCTCCGCGTGAAGACTCCCAAGGTCACGCACGGCACCTACTACTTCACCAGCGCCAAGGGCGGGCAGGAGCGGCGAACCATCGACGCCATGCCAACAGCGAAGCTCACATCCGTGTTGTCTGACCTCCGCCAGGTGATTGCCTCGGGCCTGTTTGTGCACGCGCCAGACGAGTCGGCGTGTAAGTGGTGTGACTTCGGCAACGCCTGTGGCGCGAGGGTCCAGGCCAGGGCCGGAGCCAAGACGAGCGCCGATGCCGGACTCGAGCCCTATCGAAGGTTGGCGGCCCATGAATAG
- a CDS encoding transcriptional regulator, whose protein sequence is MAKKEHKGVHDRRDLFAELSEGLTALATARQGKRTLRTHAVEYRPVPNLTPRELGVIRGRLKMSRALFAAFLRTNVRTLENWEQGRAKPNAQAALLIHLVKRFPDTVERLATI, encoded by the coding sequence ATGGCAAAGAAGGAACACAAAGGCGTTCACGACCGGCGGGATCTCTTTGCTGAGCTCAGCGAGGGACTCACGGCATTGGCCACTGCCCGTCAGGGCAAGCGGACGCTGCGCACGCATGCTGTGGAGTATCGGCCGGTGCCAAACCTAACGCCAAGGGAGCTTGGCGTGATACGAGGGCGACTGAAGATGTCGAGGGCGCTCTTTGCTGCCTTCCTGCGGACGAATGTGAGGACTCTGGAAAATTGGGAGCAGGGCCGGGCGAAACCCAACGCCCAAGCCGCACTGCTTATCCACTTGGTGAAGCGCTTTCCAGACACGGTCGAGAGACTGGCGACCATCTGA
- a CDS encoding type II toxin-antitoxin system VapB family antitoxin: MKRERGDYGADVEKQMLIRDLIQVTGESEDEVVIVSLQERLARLTKPVSKAERMQQVLNVLETSCRPARKVPSQPLTRKEEDAILGYGPEGV, translated from the coding sequence ATGAAACGCGAACGCGGAGACTACGGTGCGGATGTTGAGAAGCAGATGCTCATTCGAGACTTGATTCAAGTCACGGGCGAATCGGAGGACGAGGTGGTGATCGTCTCCCTGCAAGAGCGCCTGGCGCGCCTGACGAAGCCGGTGTCGAAGGCGGAGCGGATGCAGCAGGTGTTGAATGTGCTGGAGACCTCCTGCCGGCCCGCGCGCAAGGTACCGAGTCAGCCCCTTACGCGCAAGGAAGAGGACGCCATCCTCGGCTACGGACCGGAGGGCGTATGA
- a CDS encoding DUF433 domain-containing protein yields MTSGWIVTDPDILGGKPCVRGTRLSVEFLLEFSAGGASQAEILASYPQLSAEALAAALSLGSAPNLK; encoded by the coding sequence ATGACCTCAGGATGGATCGTCACAGACCCTGACATTCTCGGCGGAAAACCCTGCGTTCGTGGCACGCGGTTGAGTGTGGAGTTCCTGCTCGAGTTCTCAGCCGGCGGCGCCAGTCAGGCTGAAATCCTGGCCAGTTACCCGCAACTGAGCGCTGAAGCTCTGGCTGCCGCCCTTAGTTTAGGTTCGGCGCCAAACCTAAAATAG